In Myxococcus stipitatus, the following are encoded in one genomic region:
- a CDS encoding tryptophan halogenase family protein — MDTAIREVVILGGGTAGWMTAAYLQKVFEGTVQVTLLEAATIPRIGVGEATVPNLQRVFFDRLGIPEDEWMRECNAAFKMAVKFVNWRKREPGAPDNHFYHSFGLIPNVDNIPLSHYWVLRNEGGTTPDEPVDYACYREPPMMDANLAPRFRDGRPAVNYAWHFDAQLVADYLRRLSTGWGVRHVVDELVSVEKTSDGHIQALRTKGGRVLTGDLFVDCSGFRGLLINEAMAEPFIDMSDHLLCNSAVATAIPHDDARYGIEPYTSAIASRHGWMWKIPMLGRFGTGYVYSSHFCSQDEAIREFSAKWGLNPDKTAFNRIRFRVGRNRRAWVKNCVSIGLSSCFVEPLESTGIYFITASIYQLAKHFPDKTFNPILVDRFNREIETMFDDTRDFLQAHFLTSSRDDTAFWLANKNDLNISDALKDKLTTWKAGLTVNMPVASEEAYYGNFETEFRNFWTNSSYYCVLAGMGWMPEQPLTTLKYRPSSVARAEDAFQRVKLQQQVLLRSMPTNHEFLQRLHHQNGMDLAPTGTG; from the coding sequence ATGGACACCGCGATTCGTGAGGTGGTGATTCTCGGAGGTGGGACGGCGGGCTGGATGACGGCGGCCTACCTTCAGAAGGTCTTCGAGGGGACGGTGCAGGTGACGCTGCTGGAGGCCGCCACCATTCCCAGGATTGGCGTGGGAGAGGCGACGGTTCCCAATCTGCAGCGAGTCTTCTTCGACCGTCTGGGCATCCCCGAAGATGAGTGGATGCGCGAATGCAACGCCGCGTTCAAGATGGCGGTGAAATTCGTCAACTGGCGCAAGCGCGAGCCCGGCGCACCGGACAACCACTTCTACCACTCGTTCGGACTCATCCCGAACGTCGACAACATCCCGCTGTCTCATTACTGGGTGCTCCGCAACGAAGGGGGCACGACGCCCGATGAACCGGTGGACTACGCGTGCTACCGCGAGCCGCCGATGATGGACGCGAACCTCGCGCCGCGCTTCCGGGATGGCCGGCCCGCCGTCAACTATGCCTGGCACTTCGACGCGCAGCTCGTGGCGGACTACCTGCGCAGGCTCTCCACCGGGTGGGGCGTGCGCCACGTGGTGGACGAGTTGGTCTCGGTCGAGAAGACGTCGGACGGACACATCCAGGCGCTGCGGACCAAGGGTGGCCGGGTCCTGACCGGTGACCTCTTCGTCGACTGCAGCGGCTTCCGCGGTCTGCTCATCAATGAGGCCATGGCGGAGCCGTTCATCGACATGAGCGACCACTTGCTGTGCAACAGCGCGGTCGCCACGGCCATCCCCCATGACGACGCCCGGTATGGCATCGAGCCCTACACCTCCGCGATTGCCTCGCGTCACGGCTGGATGTGGAAGATTCCCATGCTGGGACGCTTCGGGACGGGCTACGTCTACTCGAGCCACTTTTGTTCCCAGGACGAAGCCATCCGTGAGTTCTCCGCGAAGTGGGGACTGAACCCGGACAAGACCGCGTTCAATCGCATCCGCTTCCGGGTGGGACGCAACCGGCGAGCCTGGGTGAAGAACTGCGTCAGCATCGGACTGTCGTCGTGTTTCGTGGAGCCGCTTGAATCGACGGGCATCTACTTCATCACCGCGTCGATCTACCAACTGGCCAAGCACTTCCCGGACAAGACCTTCAATCCCATCCTCGTGGACCGGTTCAATCGCGAGATTGAGACGATGTTCGACGATACGCGGGACTTCCTCCAGGCCCACTTCCTCACGTCCTCCAGGGACGACACGGCGTTCTGGCTCGCGAACAAGAACGACCTGAACATCTCGGACGCGCTGAAGGACAAGCTGACGACGTGGAAGGCGGGCCTGACCGTCAATATGCCCGTGGCGAGTGAAGAGGCGTACTACGGGAACTTCGAGACGGAGTTCCGGAACTTCTGGACGAACAGCAGCTACTACTGCGTGCTGGCGGGGATGGGGTGGATGCCAGAGCAACCCCTGACGACGCTGAAGTACCGGCCGTCGTCGGTGGCACGCGCGGAGGACGCCTTCCAGCGCGTGAAGCTCCAGCAGCAGGTGCTGCTCCGAAGCATGCCCACCAACCACGAGTTCCTCCAGCGGCTGCACCACCAGAACGGCATGGACCTGGCCCCCACGGGCACCGGGTGA
- the gap gene encoding type I glyceraldehyde-3-phosphate dehydrogenase, protein MATRIAINGFGRIGRCILRAALSRKEDLEIVAINDLDKPAALAHLFKYDSVHRTWPGEVKATDKGIVVDGKEIAVTAEKDPTALPWKSMNVDVVLECTGRFTARDGAEKHLKAGAKKVVISAPAKGPDLTIAYGINHGEYDPAKHHIISNASCTTNCLAPIAKVLVDNFGVEKGLMTTVHSYTNDQRILDLTHDDMRRARAAALSMIPTSTGAAKAIGEVIPSLKGKMHGISVRVPTPNVSLVDLTVNTSKATTAEAVIDAYRKAAAGPLKGILEFSDAQTVSVDYNGNPHSAIFDSTNCFVMGDTMVKVMAWYDNEWGFSNRMVDTVKFLVSKGV, encoded by the coding sequence TCGCTGCATCCTGCGCGCCGCGCTCAGCCGCAAGGAAGACCTGGAGATTGTCGCCATCAATGACTTGGACAAGCCGGCGGCGCTGGCGCACCTGTTCAAGTACGACTCCGTGCACCGCACCTGGCCGGGCGAGGTGAAGGCGACGGACAAGGGCATCGTGGTGGACGGCAAGGAGATCGCCGTCACCGCGGAGAAGGACCCGACGGCGCTGCCGTGGAAGAGCATGAACGTGGACGTGGTGCTGGAGTGCACCGGCCGCTTCACCGCGCGCGACGGGGCGGAGAAGCACCTGAAGGCGGGCGCCAAGAAGGTCGTCATCTCCGCGCCGGCCAAGGGCCCGGACCTGACCATCGCCTACGGCATCAACCATGGCGAGTATGACCCGGCCAAGCACCACATCATCTCGAACGCCTCGTGCACCACCAACTGCCTGGCGCCCATCGCCAAGGTGCTGGTGGACAACTTCGGCGTCGAGAAGGGCCTGATGACGACGGTCCACAGCTACACCAACGACCAGCGCATCCTGGACCTCACCCACGACGACATGCGCCGCGCGCGCGCCGCCGCCCTGTCGATGATTCCCACCAGCACGGGCGCCGCCAAGGCCATCGGCGAGGTGATTCCGTCCCTGAAGGGCAAGATGCACGGCATCTCCGTGCGCGTGCCGACCCCGAACGTGTCGCTGGTGGACCTGACGGTGAACACGAGCAAGGCCACGACGGCCGAGGCCGTCATCGACGCGTACCGCAAGGCCGCCGCGGGTCCGCTCAAGGGCATCCTGGAGTTCAGCGACGCGCAGACGGTGTCGGTGGACTACAACGGCAACCCGCACTCGGCCATCTTCGACTCCACCAACTGCTTCGTGATGGGCGACACCATGGTGAAGGTGATGGCCTGGTACGACAACGAGTGGGGCTTCTCCAACCGCATGGTGGACACGGTCAAGTTCCTCGTGTCCAAGGGCGTCTAG
- a CDS encoding ABC transporter substrate-binding protein produces MACPVTDYIARNSLDDTLFIPKMFQGFPEIKEALISNRMQAGFLVAPMALALRSQGVPIKIVYLGHRYGSAVVVRKDGPVRQVPDLVGKTMAVPSRFSDERLIILKALKEHGLPPSSVKLVEMSPPDVAGALAAGAVDGFSMGEPYPSQAEMGGFGRVLFHAREYWPDYMSCVLVVRDDIISRRPQAVQVLVDGIARSGLWLDQGREEREYAAEFVGRYYYSQPPALLRHALLEPIDRVQYTPLAPREADFNVVQDLMMEHGLLNRRMAFEEYVDIQFADKARHQTAWKYAPWLLDD; encoded by the coding sequence CTGGCCTGTCCGGTCACTGATTACATCGCCCGCAACTCCCTGGATGACACGCTGTTCATTCCGAAGATGTTCCAGGGGTTTCCGGAGATCAAAGAGGCGTTGATCTCCAATCGGATGCAGGCGGGGTTCCTGGTGGCCCCCATGGCCTTGGCCCTGCGGTCGCAGGGCGTGCCCATCAAGATTGTGTACCTGGGGCATCGCTACGGGAGCGCCGTGGTGGTGCGCAAGGACGGACCCGTGCGTCAGGTGCCCGACCTGGTCGGGAAGACGATGGCCGTCCCGAGCCGGTTCTCGGATGAGCGGCTCATCATCCTCAAGGCGCTCAAGGAGCACGGGCTGCCCCCGTCGTCGGTCAAACTGGTGGAGATGTCTCCGCCAGACGTGGCGGGAGCCCTGGCGGCGGGAGCCGTGGACGGCTTCTCGATGGGAGAGCCCTATCCGTCGCAGGCGGAGATGGGCGGCTTCGGGCGAGTGCTCTTCCACGCGAGGGAGTACTGGCCCGACTACATGTCGTGTGTCCTGGTGGTGCGAGACGACATCATCAGCCGGAGGCCCCAAGCGGTGCAGGTGCTGGTGGATGGCATCGCACGCTCGGGGCTCTGGTTGGACCAGGGGCGCGAGGAGCGCGAGTACGCGGCGGAGTTCGTCGGGCGCTACTACTACAGCCAGCCGCCGGCGCTGTTGCGCCACGCGCTCCTCGAGCCCATCGACCGAGTGCAATACACACCCCTGGCGCCGCGGGAGGCGGACTTCAACGTGGTGCAGGACCTGATGATGGAACACGGACTGCTCAACCGGCGCATGGCGTTCGAGGAGTACGTGGACATCCAGTTCGCGGACAAGGCCCGACACCAGACGGCGTGGAAGTATGCGCCTTGGTTGCTGGATGATTGA
- the secG gene encoding preprotein translocase subunit SecG — MLTFVTIIHVLVCVFMIFVILLQPGKDAGMGSALGGGAATSAFGGRGAVTFLSKLTGVCAAMFFFTSLGLSMVGLKSSVAEGGSVAKPPAAAAPAPAGEQSAPPAPSTSEQPQGAAPAAPAEGQQAPAPTPAP; from the coding sequence ATGCTGACCTTTGTCACGATCATCCACGTCCTCGTGTGCGTGTTCATGATCTTCGTCATCTTGCTGCAGCCGGGTAAGGACGCCGGCATGGGCTCGGCGCTGGGCGGCGGCGCGGCCACGAGCGCGTTCGGCGGCCGTGGCGCGGTGACGTTCTTGAGCAAGCTCACGGGCGTCTGCGCGGCGATGTTCTTCTTCACCTCGCTGGGCCTGTCGATGGTGGGGTTGAAGTCCTCGGTGGCGGAGGGCGGTTCGGTCGCGAAGCCTCCGGCGGCCGCGGCTCCGGCTCCGGCGGGTGAGCAGTCGGCGCCTCCGGCTCCGAGCACGTCCGAGCAGCCTCAGGGCGCGGCGCCCGCCGCTCCGGCGGAGGGCCAGCAGGCTCCCGCGCCGACTCCGGCTCCGTAA
- a CDS encoding ABC transporter permease, whose product MLLALWEFAVQAGKAPLMPSPWQVVVSLGQLAADGRLVRFTVASLFRVTWGLLSAAVVALPLGLWLGWSPRAERALGPVLQLLRPISSLAWTPLAILWCGVGDLSAIFIIFMACFGPLMVTTLLGVRKVLSIHLHAGRNFGLSTLGLVRHIVWPSILPQLLTSLRQTLGVAWMVVVMAEMMAVNSGLGFLILDARNAGNRYDLVVAGMVLIGAVGLGLDALLRRMERLPALSWGFPEPAPSAAASRMRLMRRD is encoded by the coding sequence GTGCTGCTGGCACTGTGGGAGTTCGCGGTACAGGCCGGCAAGGCGCCGTTGATGCCCTCGCCCTGGCAGGTCGTCGTCTCGCTGGGACAGCTGGCGGCGGATGGGCGGCTGGTGCGGTTCACGGTGGCCTCGCTCTTCCGGGTGACCTGGGGGCTGTTGTCGGCGGCGGTGGTCGCCTTGCCGCTGGGCCTCTGGCTGGGCTGGTCACCGCGCGCGGAGCGGGCCTTGGGGCCGGTGCTTCAATTGCTGCGGCCCATCAGCTCCTTGGCCTGGACGCCCCTGGCCATTCTCTGGTGTGGGGTGGGCGACCTCTCCGCCATCTTCATCATCTTCATGGCCTGTTTCGGGCCCCTGATGGTCACCACGCTCCTGGGCGTGCGCAAGGTGCTGTCCATCCACCTCCATGCCGGTCGCAACTTCGGTCTGTCGACGCTGGGATTGGTGAGACACATCGTCTGGCCATCCATCCTTCCACAGCTGCTCACCAGCCTGAGACAGACGCTGGGGGTCGCCTGGATGGTGGTGGTGATGGCGGAGATGATGGCTGTCAATTCAGGCCTGGGGTTCCTCATCTTGGATGCGAGGAACGCCGGCAACCGCTACGACCTGGTGGTGGCGGGCATGGTTCTCATTGGAGCCGTGGGCCTGGGGCTGGACGCGCTCTTGCGCCGGATGGAGCGGCTCCCCGCGCTGAGCTGGGGGTTCCCGGAGCCAGCGCCTTCGGCCGCGGCGTCTCGCATGCGCCTGATGAGGAGGGACTGA
- a CDS encoding ABC transporter ATP-binding protein yields the protein MKPAPVLSLEAPPSPRQVALSIHDVHVRFNTPTRELTVLEHVNLEVYEGEFVCLLGPSGCGKSTLLNVVGGFLEPTSGEVHFRGEKVSGPDPRRIFVFQERGVFPWLTVEGNIAFGLFKLSEAQRRERVAHYVKLVGLTGFEQAWPHELSGGMKQRVEVARALAANPEVLYLDEPFGALDSITRHSMRSELLRLWEAERKTVLFVTHDIEEALQLADRVVVMSAKPGKVRRIVEVDVPRPRDISSARYLELRDSLLGEIGLAHHI from the coding sequence GTGAAACCCGCCCCTGTCCTCTCGCTCGAGGCCCCGCCATCGCCACGCCAGGTCGCCCTGAGCATTCACGACGTCCACGTCCGCTTCAACACACCCACACGCGAGCTGACCGTGTTGGAGCACGTGAATCTGGAGGTCTACGAAGGGGAGTTCGTCTGCCTGCTGGGCCCCTCGGGGTGTGGCAAGTCCACGTTGCTCAATGTCGTGGGAGGGTTTCTCGAGCCCACCTCCGGCGAGGTGCACTTCCGGGGAGAGAAGGTGAGCGGGCCGGACCCGCGCCGCATCTTCGTCTTCCAGGAGCGAGGGGTGTTCCCCTGGTTGACGGTGGAGGGGAACATCGCGTTCGGCCTGTTCAAGTTGTCGGAGGCCCAGCGGCGCGAGCGCGTGGCGCACTACGTGAAACTGGTCGGGTTGACGGGCTTCGAGCAGGCGTGGCCCCACGAGCTGTCGGGAGGAATGAAGCAGCGAGTGGAGGTCGCTCGCGCGTTGGCCGCGAACCCGGAGGTGCTCTACCTGGATGAGCCCTTCGGGGCGCTCGACTCCATCACGCGGCATTCCATGCGCTCGGAGTTGCTGCGCCTATGGGAGGCGGAGCGAAAGACGGTGCTCTTCGTCACCCACGACATCGAGGAGGCGTTGCAGCTCGCGGACCGGGTGGTGGTCATGTCGGCGAAGCCCGGGAAGGTGCGGCGCATCGTGGAGGTGGATGTGCCGCGGCCCCGGGACATCAGCTCGGCGCGTTATCTGGAGTTGCGAGACAGCCTGCTGGGGGAGATTGGGCTTGCCCACCACATCTGA
- a CDS encoding phosphoglycerate kinase, with product MIRYIDELQLTGKRTFIRVDFNVPLEGRRVTDDTRIREALPTIRRALELGGKVILASHLGRPKGPDPKLSLEPVAQRLAELLGPKHEVILTDDCVGDGVKKQVKELKEGQVVVLENLRFHKEEEANDEAFSRELAALADVYVNDAFGTAHRAHASTAGMVPFVKEKAAGLLMKKEIEYLGGVLKTPTKPFVAILGGSKVSDKIKVIESLLPKVDALLVGGAMAYTFLKAQGVEVGKSRVEEDKLSLATRLMEAAHRLKTPIVLPVDHIVGTEPTDKSPAQETPDNAVPKDMMGLDIGPKTRALFTQHIRDARTVVWNGPMGLFEVAKFAEGTRSVATAMANNKEATTVIGGGDSAAAVEQMGLADKLSHVSTGGGASLEFLEGRELPGIKALETR from the coding sequence ATGATTCGCTATATCGACGAGCTGCAGCTCACCGGCAAGCGCACCTTCATTCGCGTGGACTTCAACGTCCCGCTGGAGGGGCGGCGCGTGACGGACGACACCCGCATCCGCGAGGCGCTGCCGACCATCCGGCGAGCGTTGGAGCTCGGAGGGAAGGTCATCCTGGCGTCCCACCTGGGCCGCCCCAAGGGCCCGGACCCGAAGCTGTCGCTCGAGCCCGTCGCGCAGCGGCTGGCGGAGCTGCTGGGCCCCAAGCACGAGGTCATCCTCACGGATGACTGCGTGGGGGACGGCGTGAAGAAGCAGGTGAAGGAGCTCAAGGAGGGGCAGGTCGTCGTGCTGGAGAACCTGCGCTTCCACAAGGAGGAGGAGGCCAACGACGAGGCGTTCTCCCGCGAGCTCGCGGCGCTGGCGGATGTCTACGTCAACGACGCCTTCGGCACCGCGCACCGCGCCCATGCCTCCACGGCGGGCATGGTGCCCTTCGTGAAGGAGAAGGCGGCGGGCCTGCTGATGAAGAAGGAGATTGAGTACCTGGGCGGCGTGCTCAAGACGCCGACGAAGCCCTTCGTGGCCATCCTGGGGGGCTCCAAGGTCAGCGACAAGATCAAGGTCATCGAGAGCCTGCTGCCCAAGGTGGACGCGCTCCTGGTGGGCGGGGCGATGGCGTACACGTTCCTCAAGGCGCAGGGCGTGGAGGTGGGCAAGTCCCGCGTGGAGGAGGACAAGCTGTCGTTGGCCACGCGCCTGATGGAGGCGGCGCACCGGCTGAAGACGCCCATCGTCCTGCCGGTGGACCACATCGTGGGGACGGAGCCCACGGACAAGAGCCCCGCGCAGGAGACGCCGGACAACGCGGTGCCCAAGGATATGATGGGGTTGGACATCGGCCCCAAGACGCGCGCGCTCTTCACGCAGCACATCCGCGATGCGCGCACGGTGGTGTGGAACGGGCCCATGGGGCTGTTCGAGGTCGCGAAGTTCGCCGAGGGCACCCGCTCGGTGGCCACGGCCATGGCGAACAACAAGGAGGCCACCACGGTGATTGGCGGTGGCGACAGCGCGGCGGCCGTGGAGCAGATGGGCCTGGCGGACAAGCTGAGCCATGTGTCGACTGGCGGAGGCGCGTCCCTGGAGTTCCTGGAAGGCCGGGAGCTGCCGGGCATCAAGGCGCTGGAAACACGTTAG
- a CDS encoding ABC transporter permease codes for MPTTSDTRPFARRSAESVLLPLATLLLLLAGWVLAVRGTGTRVFPHPLQVLDGVLELVRSGVLHRYAADSLMRVGLGFGLAVGVGMALGMVMGLYPMVATALGPVVQFLRPISPLAWVPIAILFFGVGDKAAVALIFLAASLPLALHTTGAMATVPAIYLNAGRNFGLSPPRLFFHVLLPAAMPQLLVGLRIALWVSWQVVVAAEMIAVDSGLGYMIVDARNAGKRYDLVVAGMLLIGGIGLLLDTGIRKMESLRWVRWGFREE; via the coding sequence TTGCCCACCACATCTGACACACGTCCCTTCGCGCGGCGCTCCGCCGAGTCCGTCCTGCTGCCGCTGGCCACGCTGCTGTTGTTGTTGGCCGGGTGGGTGCTTGCGGTGAGAGGAACGGGCACCCGGGTCTTCCCCCATCCGTTGCAGGTGCTGGACGGGGTGTTGGAGCTGGTGCGCAGTGGGGTGTTGCACCGGTACGCGGCTGATTCGTTGATGCGGGTGGGGCTCGGCTTCGGATTGGCCGTGGGAGTGGGGATGGCGTTGGGGATGGTGATGGGGCTGTACCCCATGGTGGCCACCGCGCTCGGGCCGGTGGTGCAGTTCCTGCGGCCCATCAGTCCGCTGGCCTGGGTCCCCATCGCCATCCTCTTCTTTGGCGTGGGGGACAAAGCCGCTGTCGCGCTCATCTTCCTCGCGGCCAGCCTCCCGCTCGCGCTGCACACCACGGGGGCGATGGCGACGGTGCCCGCCATCTATCTGAACGCGGGCCGCAACTTCGGGCTCTCCCCTCCCCGGCTCTTCTTCCACGTCCTGCTGCCCGCGGCGATGCCTCAGTTGCTGGTGGGGTTGCGCATCGCGCTGTGGGTGTCGTGGCAGGTGGTGGTGGCGGCGGAGATGATCGCCGTGGATTCAGGGCTGGGATACATGATCGTGGACGCGCGCAACGCGGGCAAACGCTACGACCTGGTGGTGGCGGGGATGTTGCTCATCGGGGGAATCGGCCTGTTGTTGGACACGGGCATCCGGAAGATGGAGTCCCTGCGATGGGTGCGCTGGGGCTTTCGCGAGGAATGA
- the tpiA gene encoding triose-phosphate isomerase, whose protein sequence is MAASARRRKIVAGNWKMNKTVPEALALVRELRGPLSSVGDVVEVVLAPPFVALQPLHVALEGAPFQLAAQNCHWEASGAFTGEVSAPMLAELGCAYVIVGHSERRQLFGETDETVNKKARAVLGSKMTPIICVGETLAEREADRTLEVVERQVRGALAGFEAKEVAGFVLAYEPVWAIGTGRTATSAQAQEVHAAIRGLVGRLYDGETAGRVRIQYGGSVKADNAAELLGQPDVDGALVGGASLKAGDFAAIVKAAT, encoded by the coding sequence ATGGCCGCCTCGGCTCGTCGTCGGAAGATCGTCGCCGGCAACTGGAAGATGAACAAGACGGTGCCGGAGGCGTTGGCACTGGTGCGCGAGCTGCGGGGGCCATTGTCCTCCGTGGGGGATGTGGTGGAGGTGGTGTTGGCGCCGCCGTTCGTGGCGTTGCAGCCGCTGCACGTGGCGCTGGAGGGGGCTCCCTTCCAGCTCGCGGCGCAGAACTGTCACTGGGAGGCGTCGGGGGCGTTCACTGGAGAGGTGAGCGCGCCGATGTTGGCGGAGCTGGGGTGTGCCTACGTCATCGTGGGGCACTCGGAGCGCCGGCAGCTCTTCGGTGAGACGGACGAGACGGTGAACAAGAAGGCCCGGGCGGTGCTGGGCTCGAAGATGACGCCCATCATCTGTGTGGGCGAGACGCTCGCGGAGCGTGAGGCGGACCGGACGTTGGAGGTGGTGGAGCGCCAGGTCCGGGGGGCGTTGGCGGGCTTCGAGGCGAAGGAGGTGGCCGGCTTCGTCCTGGCATACGAGCCGGTGTGGGCCATTGGGACGGGGCGCACGGCCACGTCGGCGCAGGCGCAGGAGGTCCACGCGGCGATTCGGGGGCTGGTGGGCCGGCTGTACGACGGGGAGACGGCCGGGCGGGTGCGTATCCAGTACGGCGGCAGCGTCAAGGCGGACAACGCCGCGGAATTGTTGGGGCAGCCGGACGTGGATGGAGCGCTGGTTGGTGGAGCGAGCCTGAAGGCGGGCGATTTCGCGGCCATCGTGAAGGCGGCCACGTAG